A segment of the candidate division WOR-3 bacterium genome:
GAGCATCAAGAAGACTTCGATGTATCCTATCCGCAATTTGTCCCGGAGAAACTGGTTGGACAAGAAAATTAACCCGAAAAAAGCGAGCCATTCCCTCCATCTTTCAAAACTTCCATATGGAGTTGAGGACAGCCAAGCCGAAATACCTGCCCATACGGCTAAAAGACCTAAAATGACGGCGTATTTCGAACGGTAGAGCACAAAATTTTTATTTATGAAATTGTAAAGATAGAATCCGAACAGCACGAGAAAAGATATCTCAAGAATTAAAGGACCAAAGGAAGTTACACTGCCGTTGAACACAGCCAGTAAAAAGATAAAAGACAAAAGTGCTGTGTTCAGGATTATTTCAAATTTTCTCTCTTTGTTTCTATTTAAAATCATACTTTTTCATCTTTCTGTAGAGAGTAGAGACGTCTATTCCCAGAATTTTAGCCGCTTTATTTTTATTGTTTTTACAGGCCTTAAGGGTCTTAAAGATAGTCTCTCGCTCGATTACATCAAGCGTCCCTGAAAAAGAACCGCTTTCCTCGCTGAGGTCTTCTTTGAAATCGTATAAATTTATCACTTCTTGTTCAGACAGGATGACTGCTTTCTCGATTAAATTTTCCAGTTCCCTGACATTACCCTTCCAAGGTTTGTTCACTAAAAAGCTTTCAGATTTTTTTGAAAGTTTTCTTTTAATGCCGTGTTTTTTAGAAAACAATTCCGTAAAATATAACGCCAAATTGACTATGTCCTGTTTTCTAAACCTTAGAGGGGGAATTTCAATGTTTATCACATTGACTCTGTAGTATAGATCTTCCCTGAATCTGTTTTCCTCCACAAGCTTTTTTAAATCTCTGTTGGTAGCGACAATTATTCTGACGTCTGTTTTCACTGAAGCTGTCGATCCCAAGGGATTTATTTCTTTCTCTTGTATCGCCCTGAGAACCTTGACCTGAGTTGAAAGAGGGATATCTCCAATTTCATCGAGAAAAAGAGTGCCTCCGTCCGCTATTTTAAAAAGTCCGTCTTTGTCTTCGTGCGCTCCCGTATAAGATCCCTTTTTATGCCCGAAAAGTTCCCTCTCCAGCAGAGTTTCAGGTATAGCGGCGCAATTTACAGGGATAAATGACTTGTTTTTGCGAAAACTCCATTTGTGGATTAGTTTGGCTATGACGTCTTTGCCTGTTCCCGTCTCACCCGTCAGCAATACCGTGGCATCTGTAGGTGCGACTTTTTTCAATTTTTCAGTCACCAAAGACAATCCACCCTCAAGTCCAATAATCTGCTTTTCGTTTTCGGTAAAACGCCTTCTCAAATATTGAGTTTCTCTTCTTAGTGAATTTTTTTCTATGACTGACCTAACTCTCGTGATGAGCTCACTCAAGTCAAAAGGTTTTTGTAAATAATCGTCAGCTCCGAGCCTTAGTCCTTGAATAGCTGATTCCAAAGTTGCGTAAGCGCTCAAAAGAATAAAACCGGTGTTGGGAGAATCTCTTTTCACCTTTTCCAAAAGTTCCAAACCGCTCAAGCGCGGCATTTTCAAATCGCTTATCACAATATCAAAATTTTCCTTTTCCATTTTCGAAATCGCTTCGACTCCCGAATCACATTCAACTGTCTGAAAACCTTCTTGAGATAAAGCCATGGAAACTACTTTCAAAAGACCAGTTTCGTCATCGACGATGAGAATTTTCTCGCTCAATTTTCTCTCTTTTGAAAATTTTCCAAAACAATAAAAAATTCTGTTCCTTTGCCTTCTTCGGATTCTACTCTTATATCCCAACCGTGCATAGAGGCTATCTTTTTTACTATTGACAGTCCAAGACCGTTCCCCTGGCCTGATTCAGTGAAAAATGGATTGAATACTTTAGAAAGAGATCCTGACTTTATTCCGACGCCGGTGTCCTTGACCGAAAGGAAAATTTTTTCTCCGTATCTGCGGGTTTTTATAAAGACTTTTTTCTCTTTGGAATCCCTGACCGCTTTGCAGGAGTTGCTCAAAAGGTTTAACATGACCTGTTTAAGCTGATTTTTGTCGGCGTTTACGATTATGTCATCTTCGAATTGATCGATGTTTATTTCAGCGTTGTCCCCGGTAATTGAAAAGCTTTTGACAGTCTCTTTAACGACTTCGCCTAATTTTATTGGTTTTACTTTTGGTGTAGGCATTTTTGAAAAAGACATGAAATGCTCAATCAGATTGTTTATTCTGTCTACTTCATTTTTGGCTATCAGAGCCACTTCTCCGCCTTTTTCATCGAGATTTTTAGTCAGCAAGTCTATAGACACCCTTATGGATGCAAGTGGATTTCTGATTTCATGGGCGATATTCGCGCTCATCTCTCCCATCAGCGCCATCTGGTTTATCTCGTTCAGTTTTTTGTCCTTTTCAATAACATCGGTAATGTCGTGTATTACCATAATGCGGCCTATTACGTTGTCTTTTTGGTCTACAATCTCATTAATATCGATTTTCAAACTTCTTTTTCTGCCGTCTATTCCAACAAGTTCAATAGACGAAATGTTTTCTTCAAACCAACTCCTGGCTTTTTGAGGTATAATTTTACCGGGTATGAGCATAGACATACCCGAAAACAGTATAAAAGAAGGGTTGACAAAAACAGTTTCGTAAGAACTGGTTACGCTTAAGAGACCTTCTTTAAGAGACCTTAAAATATCATCGGTAGTATGCCTGACATATTCTAATTGCCGCGTTTTTACAGCGGTTTTTTGTTCCATCCAAATAGACATTGCTGTAATTATGGTCGAAGAAAACAGAGCGTATAAATACTGCGTCAAATAGCTGAAAGTTTGCGTGTTTTTTTGAAATGTCTTCCTGAAAAATTCAATTTTATCATCGGCAAAATAGTAGTATCCAAGCCTTTGAAACAAAAGCACAAAAAAGAAGACAAACATGGTCGTCGCAAGAGAAGCCCACCCGGCTTTCGCACCCTTTTTCATTGTGTAGACGAGTATCACGAGGAAATAAAGCATGTAAAGAGCGCTGTCCACCCCGCCGGAAATTACTATTACAGCAGAAGCTGTAATGACGTCGAAAACCAGTATGATTATCCACAGATTTCTCTTCGATAACAGAAGCTCGGTCAAACTCGACAGCGAAGAGAACAATGTTACAAAAAATATGTTTCTGATGGAGCTTTTGTCAAAGGGCAATGATACTATCAGCATTATCAGAAAAAAAAAGAAAGGGCGATAGAAAGCTATCGCCTCATCTCTGGCTCGAAATTTTAAAATGCTGAAATTATTCAAATATTCTTTTAGCCCGCATGCTCCATAAATGTTGAAGCCATTGTGAAAATTGGCAGATACATCGCCACAACAAGACCTCCTATGACTACGCCGAGAACAATCATTATTATCGGCTCAAGCGCTGCTGTAAGGTTTTCCACTGCTTGGTCAACTTCCTGGTCGTAAAAATCGGCTACTTTGGAAAGCATCACGTCAAGTTGTCCGCTCTGTTCTCCTATTCTGACCATTTGAATAACCATCGGGGGAAATATTTTTTCCCTCGAAAGCGGTCCGGATATGTCCTCCCCTTCGCTTATTGAAGTTCTAGCCGCGTAAATTGCCTGTTCAACAAGAGAATTACCGGAAGTTTTAGCCGTTATTTCGAGCGAGTCGAGAATAGCGACGCCGCTTGAAAGCAGAGTCGAAAGAGTTCTGGAAAACCTCGCTATGGATGTTTTTCTGACAAGAGGTCCAAACACCGGGATGAGAAGTACCAATTTGTCTTTTATGTACAGTCCTTTTGGCGTTTTGACGGCAAGTTTGTATCCTACGATCAAACCGATTATGACAACGGCTATCAGCAAGAAAAATTTTCTTATAAAATCCGACAGCATCATTACAATTTGAGTGGGCAAAGGTAGATCAGCTCCGAGTCCTTCAAACATAGCTTTGAAAGTGGGCAAAACGAAAAGAAGAATTGCCGATACTGCTAAAATAGTGACTATGGTTATCATTGTAGGATAAATCATCGCTCCTCTGATTTTTGATAAAAGAGCGGCGGATTTTTCAAGATAAACCGCTAACCTTAGCAATATCGTGTCGAGCGCGCCTCCTTTTTCTCCGGCTTCGACCATGTTTACATAAAGGTCTGAAAAAAATCTTCTATGCTTTCTCATCGCCTCCGCGACGGTTGTCCCCCCTTCGACGTCGCCGGCAAGTTCTTTTAGCGCCTTTTTGAAACCAGGGTTCTGTTCCTGCTCGTGCAATATTTCAAGGCACCTCATCAATGGAAGTCCTGCGTTTATCATAGTCGCGAACTGCCTGGTAAAAGTAGCCATCTCTCTCGCGCCTATTCCAGTCGTCAACTGGACTTCCTTCATACGGTTGTAAAGCGTATCTTTTCTCTTGATTGAAATCGGAGTGATTTTTTTAGACCTCAGCTGTATCTTGGCGTCTTGTAAAGAATTGGCGGTTATTTCGCCATTCTCCTCGCTACCGTCACTCTTGACTCCTTTAAATACGAAGACAGCCATATATGCCTCCTGGGTATTTTATTTTCTAGATTTTCTGAAATCTTCCATCATTCTCTCGAGTTCTTCCGGATTCCTCGAGTTGGAGAAAGCTTGTTCAATGTTTATGTCTTTTTTTGCCCAATGCTCGATAAGATTTTCGTTCATAGTCATCATGCCGAATTTTTTTCCAGCTTGCATGAAGTTATAAATCTGGTGAATCTTATCTTCCCTTATCAGAGCCGAAACAGCAGGAGTTACTACAAGAATCTCCATAGACAACACCCTGCCGCCTTTTATCTTGGGAATCAACGCCTGTGTCAAAACCGCCCGTAGGACAAAAGCTAACTGCGATCTGACCTGTGACTGTCTGTTGGTCGGAAAAATGTCTATTATTCTGTTTATGCTTTCGACTGCGGAATTAGTGTGAAGGGTTCCGAATGTCAAGTGGCCTGTCTCAGCTATAGTAAGTGCAGCTTCGGTAGTCTCTAAATCTCTCATCTCGCCAACCATAACCACGTCGGGGTCCTGCCTGAGAACGTATTTAAGGGCGGTTTGAAATGATTTGGTGTCAGACCCTACTTGCCTCTGGTTGACGATGCAAGACCTGTGTTGAAAGGTGTATTCAATAGGGTCTTCCACAGTCACAATGTGTTTTTTCTTTTCAATGTTTATTTTGTTTATGAGAGCCGCAAGGGTCGTAGATTTTCCGCTTCCCGTCGGCCCTGTCACAAGCACAAGCCCCTTAGAGTAATTTGCCCATTCCGAGACTATCCTCGGTAGGCCAAGTTTGTCAAAGGACAGAATTTCGAAAGGAATTGTCCTTACAGCCATCGACACGTTTCCTCTTTGGAGAAAAGCGTTTGCTCTGAATCTGCTTACTCCGGGTATGCCGAAACTGAGGTCGAGTTCATGCTCGTTTTCGAATTTTTTCTTCTGTTCGTCGTTTAAAATCGAATAGACCAGCGCCTGCGCGCTGTCTGGTGAAAGCTTTGGGTACTGCGTGGGCAGTATGTCTCCGTCGACTCTGAAGACAGGAGGAGAGCCTACCGTCAAATGAAGGTCCGAAGCTTTTCTCTCGACCATTTCCCTGAGAAGATTTTCTATGCTGATGGTAGCCATTTATCCTCCTGTTACAGCGAAGAAGTTTCGCGAATCATTTCTTCTAGGGTCGTCAGCCCTTTTTTTACTTTGTCAAGAGCATCGTTGCGCATTGAAACCATGCCTTCTTCCTCCGCGACGGTTTTAATTTTTGCAGCAGACTCGTTTTCAACTATCATTTGCCTTAGCTTTTTGGAGACGGGCATCACTTCTGTAATCGCGACCCTTCCCTTGTATCCAGTGTTGTTGCAATTTCCGCAGCCTCTGCCTTTGTAAAAGGTTGAATTTTGTATTTCTTCGTCGCTCAATCCGATGTCTTTGAGAAACTTTTCAGGATAGACAAAGGGAGCCTTGCAGTTCGGGCAGATTTTCCTGACAAGCCTTTGAGCCTGAATTAGATTTAAAGAAGCTGCGACAAGAAAAGATTTCACTCCCATATCTATCAACCTGTTTACAGTCGAAGGTGCGTCGTTCGTGTGAATGGTGGAAAGAACAAGCTGGCCAGCTAAAGCAGCTCTTATAGCTATTTCACCAGTTTCTGTGTCTCTTATCTCGCCGACCATTATGATATCTGGAGCGTGCCTGAGAATAGCCCTCAAAGCGTCGGGGAAATTGAAATCTATTTCAGCGTGGATGGGGACTTGGTTTATACCCCTGATGTTGTATTCAACAGGATCCTCTACGGTCACAATCTGTATATTTGGCCTGTTCAACCTGCTGAGCGCGGAATACAGCGTGGTGGATTTGCCGCTACCTGTCGGGCCTGTAATTAGAATTATTCCGTAGGGTCTGTCCAGGGATTCTTCAAATTTTTTTCGCGAAAATTCTGAAAAGCCGAGGTCTTTCAAGTCTACCATTAAGCTGCTCTTGTCCAAAATCCTCATGACAACTTTTTCACCGACAACCGTAGCAATAATACTCACCCTGAGGTCTATGTCCCTACCTCTGTATCTCCACTGGATCCTTCCGTCCAGCGGTTTATAATGCTCGGAAATATCCATCTTTGCGAGGATCTTTATTCTTTGAATTATCGCCATACTGAATTTACCAGGCGCGTCGACGACTTCCTGCAGAACGCCGTCAATCCTCATCCTCACCCTCTGTCTTTTTCCGATGAACTCGATGTGAATGTCGCTCGCCTTTCTCGCTATCGCGTCGTCTATTATGTATTTGACGAAATCAGCGGCTTGAGAAGATGTGCCGAATGAGAGTTCCTCCTCGTACTCCTCCTCTTCTAATTCTAAGTCTCCCCTCTCTTTTTCCGCTGCCGCCTGTGATTCAAGAGATACCAACCCTCCTTTTATAGTGAAATACTTGTCGAGGTATTTCTGCATCTGGCTGTCACGGATAAAATACCTTTCCGGATTCAGACCTGTAAGAAAACTGACTTCAGAAACAGCTTCTTCATCTAGGGGATTCACCATTCCAAGTGTGAGGTTTTTGCCTTTTCTGCTGACAGGAAATATTCTGTACTTATTGGCGATTTCTGGTGTTATCAAATTCAATACCGAAGGGTCCGGGTTTATTTCGGTTAAATCAAGAGGTTTGAAATCGTATTCTTTCGCTAAAAAAGACATGAGTCTCTGTTCAGTTATGTGGCCGCTTTTTATCAATATCGCAGTTTCGGTGTCTCCTGTTTCCTGTTTTTTCTCCTCAATGGCGTTGATCTGGCTTTTTGTGATTAGTCTCGCGTTAAGTAGGGCGTTTAAAAGTTCCTTTGCCATCAGAGCTCCGCCGTTTCTTTGACCACTTCTTCAATATCTGTCTCTCCCGATAGAACTGACTGCAACCCGTGTTCTCTGAGAGAAAGCATGCCTTCTTCGATAGCCGCTTTGTTGAGTTCGTCAGCAGTCACTCTGTTTAGGACCATCTCTTTGAGACGAGGTGACATATACATCACTTCAAATATGGCTCTTCGCCCTGAATAGCCTGTTTTTTGACATTGCTCGCACCCAACTCCTTTAAAAAGAGCGACTTTGTTGAATCTTTCAGGTTCGACGCCAATTTCCTTTAGGACATGTTCGGATATTCTTATCTGCCTTTTGCAGTGCGGACAGGTTTTTTTTATAAGCCTTTGAGCGACCACCAGAGTCAATGTAGAAGCTATCAAAAAAGGTTCCACACCCATGTCGATAAGCCTCGTCACAGTCGCAGCGGCTGTATTGCTGTGAACGGAAGACATGACAAGGTGCCCCGTCAAAGAAGCCCTGACGGCGATTTCAGCGGTTTCTCTGTCTCTTATCTCTCCGACCATTATGACGTTTGGATCCTGCCTGAGATAAGCTCTAAGGGCAGATGCAAAAGTCAGTCCGGCTTCGGTTTTCATCTGTACTTGGTTTATACCTTGAAGTACGTATTCCACCGGATCTTCAGCGGTGGTTATATTTATTTCGACGCTGTTGATATGAGTCATGGCCGCATACAGAGTTGTCGTCTTGCCGCACCCTGACGGACCGCTGACAACTATTATCCCATAGGGGTTGCTTATCGCTTTTTTGAAGTAGTCAAAACCGTGTGTATCCATTCCCAATTCGTCGATTTTGAAGCTGACATTAGACTTATCGAGAACTCTTACTGCGATTTTCTCGCCGAATATAGTCGGTATAACTGCCATTCTGAAATCCACCAGTTTGCTCCCCGATTTCATCGTCAATCTTCCGTCTTGAGGTCTTCTCCTCTCGTCAGGTTTCATGCCTCCTAAAAGTTTTATGTATGTTGTGATACTCTGTCCGAGAGCAAAATTCGGTGAAGCTATTTCGTGAAGTATGCCGTCTATTCTGAACCTGACTCTCAGTTCCTTTTCATAGGGCTCTATGTGAAAATCTGAGCTTTTCTTGTCGACAGCCATTTTTAGCATTTTTGACACGAACTGCTGAGCTGGCGCTTTGGATTCGCTTTCAAGTCTGTCAAGGTCCATGATTCCTTTTCCGATCTCGATCGAATCTGCGCCCTGCAGGACTTCGGTGTCCTCGATA
Coding sequences within it:
- a CDS encoding sigma-54-dependent Fis family transcriptional regulator; translated protein: MSEKILIVDDETGLLKVVSMALSQEGFQTVECDSGVEAISKMEKENFDIVISDLKMPRLSGLELLEKVKRDSPNTGFILLSAYATLESAIQGLRLGADDYLQKPFDLSELITRVRSVIEKNSLRRETQYLRRRFTENEKQIIGLEGGLSLVTEKLKKVAPTDATVLLTGETGTGKDVIAKLIHKWSFRKNKSFIPVNCAAIPETLLERELFGHKKGSYTGAHEDKDGLFKIADGGTLFLDEIGDIPLSTQVKVLRAIQEKEINPLGSTASVKTDVRIIVATNRDLKKLVEENRFREDLYYRVNVINIEIPPLRFRKQDIVNLALYFTELFSKKHGIKRKLSKKSESFLVNKPWKGNVRELENLIEKAVILSEQEVINLYDFKEDLSEESGSFSGTLDVIERETIFKTLKACKNNKNKAAKILGIDVSTLYRKMKKYDFK
- a CDS encoding GHKL domain-containing protein, with protein sequence MLIVSLPFDKSSIRNIFFVTLFSSLSSLTELLLSKRNLWIIILVFDVITASAVIVISGGVDSALYMLYFLVILVYTMKKGAKAGWASLATTMFVFFFVLLFQRLGYYYFADDKIEFFRKTFQKNTQTFSYLTQYLYALFSSTIITAMSIWMEQKTAVKTRQLEYVRHTTDDILRSLKEGLLSVTSSYETVFVNPSFILFSGMSMLIPGKIIPQKARSWFEENISSIELVGIDGRKRSLKIDINEIVDQKDNVIGRIMVIHDITDVIEKDKKLNEINQMALMGEMSANIAHEIRNPLASIRVSIDLLTKNLDEKGGEVALIAKNEVDRINNLIEHFMSFSKMPTPKVKPIKLGEVVKETVKSFSITGDNAEINIDQFEDDIIVNADKNQLKQVMLNLLSNSCKAVRDSKEKKVFIKTRRYGEKIFLSVKDTGVGIKSGSLSKVFNPFFTESGQGNGLGLSIVKKIASMHGWDIRVESEEGKGTEFFIVLENFQKREN
- a CDS encoding type II secretion system F family protein, producing MAVFVFKGVKSDGSEENGEITANSLQDAKIQLRSKKITPISIKRKDTLYNRMKEVQLTTGIGAREMATFTRQFATMINAGLPLMRCLEILHEQEQNPGFKKALKELAGDVEGGTTVAEAMRKHRRFFSDLYVNMVEAGEKGGALDTILLRLAVYLEKSAALLSKIRGAMIYPTMITIVTILAVSAILLFVLPTFKAMFEGLGADLPLPTQIVMMLSDFIRKFFLLIAVVIIGLIVGYKLAVKTPKGLYIKDKLVLLIPVFGPLVRKTSIARFSRTLSTLLSSGVAILDSLEITAKTSGNSLVEQAIYAARTSISEGEDISGPLSREKIFPPMVIQMVRIGEQSGQLDVMLSKVADFYDQEVDQAVENLTAALEPIIMIVLGVVIGGLVVAMYLPIFTMASTFMEHAG
- a CDS encoding type IV pilus twitching motility protein PilT: MATISIENLLREMVERKASDLHLTVGSPPVFRVDGDILPTQYPKLSPDSAQALVYSILNDEQKKKFENEHELDLSFGIPGVSRFRANAFLQRGNVSMAVRTIPFEILSFDKLGLPRIVSEWANYSKGLVLVTGPTGSGKSTTLAALINKINIEKKKHIVTVEDPIEYTFQHRSCIVNQRQVGSDTKSFQTALKYVLRQDPDVVMVGEMRDLETTEAALTIAETGHLTFGTLHTNSAVESINRIIDIFPTNRQSQVRSQLAFVLRAVLTQALIPKIKGGRVLSMEILVVTPAVSALIREDKIHQIYNFMQAGKKFGMMTMNENLIEHWAKKDINIEQAFSNSRNPEELERMMEDFRKSRK
- the tadA gene encoding Flp pilus assembly complex ATPase component TadA produces the protein MAKELLNALLNARLITKSQINAIEEKKQETGDTETAILIKSGHITEQRLMSFLAKEYDFKPLDLTEINPDPSVLNLITPEIANKYRIFPVSRKGKNLTLGMVNPLDEEAVSEVSFLTGLNPERYFIRDSQMQKYLDKYFTIKGGLVSLESQAAAEKERGDLELEEEEYEEELSFGTSSQAADFVKYIIDDAIARKASDIHIEFIGKRQRVRMRIDGVLQEVVDAPGKFSMAIIQRIKILAKMDISEHYKPLDGRIQWRYRGRDIDLRVSIIATVVGEKVVMRILDKSSLMVDLKDLGFSEFSRKKFEESLDRPYGIILITGPTGSGKSTTLYSALSRLNRPNIQIVTVEDPVEYNIRGINQVPIHAEIDFNFPDALRAILRHAPDIIMVGEIRDTETGEIAIRAALAGQLVLSTIHTNDAPSTVNRLIDMGVKSFLVAASLNLIQAQRLVRKICPNCKAPFVYPEKFLKDIGLSDEEIQNSTFYKGRGCGNCNNTGYKGRVAITEVMPVSKKLRQMIVENESAAKIKTVAEEEGMVSMRNDALDKVKKGLTTLEEMIRETSSL
- the tadA gene encoding Flp pilus assembly complex ATPase component TadA; the protein is MKIGEILVEEKLITEDQLQKSLIEQKRRGTGKLGSILIHLGYVKEAQLVKALGNKLHVPGIEIGNLNLDRNIIKLIPANMAIKYQFIPISRVGKTLRMAMVNPFDQGAIEAVRFGVGYDVEPLIAAEIAIQNALAKYYKVQGALDVVASKVEAIEDTEVLQGADSIEIGKGIMDLDRLESESKAPAQQFVSKMLKMAVDKKSSDFHIEPYEKELRVRFRIDGILHEIASPNFALGQSITTYIKLLGGMKPDERRRPQDGRLTMKSGSKLVDFRMAVIPTIFGEKIAVRVLDKSNVSFKIDELGMDTHGFDYFKKAISNPYGIIVVSGPSGCGKTTTLYAAMTHINSVEINITTAEDPVEYVLQGINQVQMKTEAGLTFASALRAYLRQDPNVIMVGEIRDRETAEIAVRASLTGHLVMSSVHSNTAAATVTRLIDMGVEPFLIASTLTLVVAQRLIKKTCPHCKRQIRISEHVLKEIGVEPERFNKVALFKGVGCEQCQKTGYSGRRAIFEVMYMSPRLKEMVLNRVTADELNKAAIEEGMLSLREHGLQSVLSGETDIEEVVKETAEL